The following are from one region of the Pseudodesulfovibrio piezophilus C1TLV30 genome:
- the flgF gene encoding flagellar basal-body rod protein FlgF, which produces MRDSSLSAIFGALSNEMRMSTIANNLANVNTTAYKKDTMAFHDVFTRFAHDHVVTTKSYLRDKDMFPRPDIMAKPRLSEQTIDFSQGSLQETGNQLDIALSGEGLFKVQSPSGMLYTRAGNFVVDSTGTLVTEQGTPVMVSGGSLTVPPGAKLSVDEGGNISVNGNPTGSFDLVTFDDIGRLERVGGNFYRAQEGAAEVVPPDDLVVQQGFIEKGNVEVVTEMVSMIETQRSFTMYTKMIQGTDQLDKTMIQSLSRITG; this is translated from the coding sequence ATGCGAGATAGTAGTTTAAGCGCCATTTTCGGGGCTTTATCCAATGAAATGAGGATGTCAACGATCGCCAATAATTTGGCGAACGTGAACACAACCGCTTATAAAAAAGACACTATGGCCTTTCATGATGTCTTTACCCGTTTTGCACATGATCATGTTGTTACGACAAAATCTTATCTGCGAGACAAGGATATGTTTCCGCGTCCAGATATCATGGCAAAGCCTCGTTTGTCAGAGCAAACAATCGACTTCAGTCAGGGAAGTTTGCAGGAAACGGGAAACCAACTTGATATTGCATTGAGTGGAGAGGGGCTTTTTAAAGTGCAGTCTCCAAGTGGAATGCTCTATACCCGAGCCGGGAATTTCGTTGTGGATTCCACAGGCACTCTGGTGACTGAGCAAGGGACTCCCGTGATGGTTTCTGGCGGCAGTTTGACTGTGCCCCCCGGTGCCAAATTAAGCGTTGATGAAGGTGGCAACATCTCCGTCAATGGCAATCCGACCGGTTCTTTCGATCTCGTTACATTTGACGATATCGGGCGGTTGGAGCGGGTTGGTGGGAATTTCTATCGTGCTCAGGAAGGAGCTGCCGAAGTTGTCCCGCCTGATGATCTTGTTGTGCAGCAAGGGTTTATTGAAAAAGGCAATGTGGAAGTCGTCACGGAGATGGTTTCGATGATTGAAACACAACGTTCGTTCACGATGTATACGAAAATGATTCAAGGCACGGATCAACTCGACAAGACCATGATCCAAAGCTTGTCTCGTATTACCGGATAA
- a CDS encoding ribosome maturation factor RimP, with translation MRKTFEEKLTELVRPEVEGLGCTLWGLTSPTKGKKRVIRIYIEGEEGATIDKCARVSRQVGLMLEVEDIIPGAFILEVSSPGLDRRFFSTEQMNGYVGRTITARVHESVEGHRKFTGKLKSIEENAFTLNMDNEDVTLHWIDLKVVRLVHEF, from the coding sequence ATGCGCAAGACTTTTGAAGAGAAATTGACCGAACTTGTCCGCCCAGAGGTGGAAGGGCTCGGTTGTACCCTCTGGGGACTGACCTCTCCCACAAAAGGTAAAAAGCGTGTTATAAGGATATATATTGAAGGTGAAGAAGGCGCGACAATTGACAAATGCGCCAGGGTGAGCCGCCAGGTCGGCCTCATGCTCGAAGTCGAAGATATTATTCCCGGAGCGTTTATTCTTGAAGTTTCTTCTCCCGGACTCGACCGACGTTTTTTCTCCACGGAGCAAATGAACGGATATGTTGGGCGCACGATAACTGCCAGGGTTCACGAATCCGTGGAAGGTCATCGTAAGTTTACCGGAAAACTCAAGAGCATTGAAGAAAACGCCTTTACACTGAACATGGACAACGAAGACGTTACCCTGCACTGGATCGACTTGAAGGTTGTCCGGCTGGTACACGAATTTTAG
- the nusA gene encoding transcription termination factor NusA, whose amino-acid sequence MSELKKAIDQISKDRGIDRDLLIDTLEEAVRSAVARKYGETMDIEVAFNEDNGEIEVFEFKVVVEDVHDPISEISLEDAQEHDPNARIDDEMGFPVKIEDLGRIAAQSAKQVIIQRMRDAEQEIIFEEYKDRVGEISSGIIQRRDRTGWIINLGRTEALLPKDEQIPRERYKRGDRVQAYIIDVLKESRGPQVVVSRSHPDYMIELFKREVPEVADSTVKIMGVARDPGLRAKVAVMSRDRDVDPVGACVGIRGSRIQNVVQELKGERIDIVVWSPDIAMYAQHALSPALISRITVDDEEEALEVVCPDDQLTLAIGRKGQNVKLAAKLLGWKIDIFTESRYGELNAARKGMDQIAAVAEVSMENFINAGFESLESIVRASDEDLLDVNGLTETKIADVRVAINMLAPGIVDEIKAEEQAEENFEAASVDEKQELDEGEIHETTEEDGAEKEAAEVVEETEEESETPADGEEMK is encoded by the coding sequence ATGTCGGAGCTGAAAAAAGCCATCGACCAGATTAGCAAGGACAGAGGCATTGACCGAGACCTGCTCATCGACACCCTCGAAGAAGCGGTTCGTAGCGCAGTCGCTCGCAAATATGGCGAAACCATGGATATCGAAGTTGCCTTCAATGAAGACAACGGAGAAATCGAAGTCTTTGAATTCAAGGTTGTCGTGGAAGATGTGCACGACCCCATCAGCGAAATTTCTCTGGAGGACGCACAAGAGCATGACCCCAATGCCCGTATTGACGATGAGATGGGTTTTCCCGTCAAAATCGAAGATCTCGGCCGGATCGCTGCTCAGTCCGCCAAACAGGTGATCATCCAACGCATGCGTGATGCGGAACAGGAAATCATCTTTGAAGAATACAAGGACCGCGTGGGAGAAATTTCCAGCGGTATCATCCAGCGCCGTGATCGCACGGGGTGGATTATCAACCTTGGCCGTACGGAAGCACTACTTCCCAAAGACGAACAGATTCCCCGCGAACGATACAAACGCGGCGATCGCGTCCAGGCCTATATTATTGATGTCCTGAAGGAATCACGCGGCCCTCAGGTCGTTGTTTCCCGTTCACACCCGGACTACATGATTGAACTCTTCAAACGCGAAGTTCCGGAAGTTGCGGACTCCACAGTCAAAATCATGGGTGTTGCTCGTGACCCGGGCCTCCGCGCCAAGGTTGCCGTCATGTCCCGTGACCGAGACGTCGATCCGGTCGGTGCATGTGTTGGTATCCGGGGTTCCCGTATCCAGAATGTGGTGCAGGAACTCAAAGGTGAACGAATTGACATCGTCGTCTGGAGTCCAGACATCGCAATGTATGCCCAACATGCCCTTTCCCCTGCTCTGATATCCCGAATCACTGTGGATGATGAGGAAGAAGCATTGGAAGTGGTTTGTCCTGATGATCAGTTGACACTGGCCATCGGTCGCAAAGGTCAAAACGTCAAGCTGGCAGCCAAACTTTTGGGATGGAAGATAGACATCTTCACTGAATCTCGTTACGGCGAACTCAATGCAGCCCGTAAAGGCATGGATCAGATTGCAGCCGTGGCCGAAGTCTCTATGGAAAACTTCATCAACGCCGGTTTCGAATCTTTGGAATCCATCGTCAGAGCCTCGGATGAAGACCTCCTTGATGTGAATGGCCTGACCGAAACCAAGATCGCGGATGTTCGAGTGGCAATAAACATGCTCGCCCCAGGCATTGTTGATGAAATTAAGGCTGAAGAACAGGCCGAAGAGAATTTCGAAGCAGCATCTGTCGACGAGAAACAAGAACTCGACGAAGGTGAGATACACGAGACGACCGAAGAGGACGGAGCCGAAAAAGAGGCTGCCGAGGTCGTGGAAGAAACTGAAGAGGAATCCGAAACTCCCGCCGATGGCGAGGAGATGAAATAG
- a CDS encoding YlxR family protein: MNKDPVRMCVVCRQRYPKRDLERYVCPDTMLELETDGPVPDPGKTRPGRGFYICVQARCREIFPKMIKGLMKKRKGDYR; the protein is encoded by the coding sequence ATGAACAAAGATCCTGTGCGAATGTGCGTCGTTTGCCGCCAGCGGTATCCCAAGAGGGACCTTGAGCGGTATGTGTGTCCGGATACCATGCTGGAACTGGAAACGGACGGTCCGGTTCCGGACCCGGGAAAGACAAGACCGGGACGTGGTTTTTATATATGCGTCCAGGCCCGATGCAGGGAAATTTTCCCGAAAATGATCAAGGGCCTGATGAAAAAACGCAAGGGGGATTATCGATGA
- the infB gene encoding translation initiation factor IF-2 produces MTAKVRVEDLAAELGLSNKEIIQQLREIGVQAKSQKTMVEDEDVDRLKAEMKSGSGGKEVRRVTDSGVIVRRRRKKSKDAVVEEETMVQEEIAETPSEAETAQDISSETPKDEAPAPAEEVTAEAEAPEKAAEVQTKKPAVKKPAKQSAPQVKIIKPAVDPTPEVIEPEVPEAKAEAAETPVAETVAKEAAPEPAPEKAEAKPVVVDTPEVKSAPKVEETPAAEEKPAAKSKAPHVEEKTAKDDKKKKKKKRKEPEAPKVKIISMPDPNEVKAREAAKAMSQPARRSGPGRPGGGRPNDGRPGAGRPGAGRPGGGRPGGPRPGAGRPTGGAPDPQPPMPDGRSKKKKGKKDRRVVEFATGGRDKGGRFDDDFQGRKGRKKKGGRRQQQVEQPQVTPMKAAKRKIKFDEAIRLSDMAHQMGTKAQDLIKALFGMGVMATINQSLDIDTASLLASEFGYEVENVSFDELEFLAPSEVDKEEDLKSRPPVVTIMGHVDHGKTSLLDAIRLSNVTDGEAGGITQHIGAYHVQTARGEIVFLDTPGHEAFTTMRMRGAQVTDIVILVVAADDGVMEQTREAISHSKAAGVPIVVAVNKIDKEGANPDNVKRELAEQGLVPEDWGGDTIFAHVSAKQKTGLDELLEMVLLQAEVLELKANPDKPGRGHIVEARLDKGRGPVGTMLITEGTINQGDSFVSGVHFGKVRAMFDDQGKKLKSAGPAMPVEIQGFDGLPEAGDELFVVEEEKVARRIAQSRAMKQREKILSSKSKVTLESFLASKPDDKAQDLNLVLKADVQGSLEAVTEALNKLSTSEIKINVVHGGAGAITESDILLAGASEAIIIGFNVRPNLKVKEIAEHEGVEVRFYDIIYKLVQEVKDAMSGMLTPDIEEVYLGQAEVRETFSVPKVGIIAGCFVPDGKIVRNCKVRLLRDGVVIYTGAVSSLRRMKDDVKEVTKGFECGIGLEKFNDIKVGDAIEAFETKEVARTID; encoded by the coding sequence ATGACGGCAAAGGTTCGGGTAGAAGACTTGGCTGCTGAGCTTGGACTCAGCAACAAGGAGATCATACAGCAGCTTCGCGAGATCGGTGTTCAGGCCAAAAGCCAGAAAACCATGGTCGAAGACGAAGATGTGGACCGCCTCAAGGCGGAGATGAAGAGTGGGAGCGGCGGCAAAGAAGTTCGTCGTGTAACCGACTCTGGTGTCATAGTCAGACGCAGACGTAAAAAGAGCAAGGACGCCGTTGTCGAAGAAGAGACAATGGTTCAGGAAGAAATAGCAGAAACTCCGTCCGAAGCCGAAACAGCCCAGGATATTTCTTCTGAAACTCCCAAGGACGAGGCTCCTGCTCCTGCTGAAGAAGTGACCGCTGAGGCAGAAGCCCCCGAAAAGGCTGCCGAGGTTCAAACAAAGAAACCAGCCGTCAAAAAACCGGCCAAACAGTCAGCTCCGCAGGTCAAGATTATCAAACCTGCTGTGGACCCGACTCCTGAAGTTATAGAACCAGAAGTCCCTGAGGCCAAGGCTGAAGCAGCAGAAACTCCTGTGGCAGAAACTGTGGCAAAAGAGGCCGCCCCCGAACCCGCGCCTGAGAAAGCCGAAGCAAAGCCTGTCGTCGTGGATACTCCTGAAGTCAAGTCCGCCCCCAAAGTAGAAGAGACGCCTGCAGCAGAAGAAAAGCCTGCTGCCAAGTCGAAAGCTCCGCACGTTGAGGAAAAGACAGCCAAAGACGACAAGAAGAAAAAGAAAAAGAAAAGAAAAGAGCCAGAAGCTCCTAAAGTTAAAATTATTTCCATGCCTGACCCCAATGAGGTTAAGGCCCGTGAAGCTGCCAAAGCGATGTCGCAGCCTGCTCGCCGCAGTGGCCCGGGTCGCCCCGGCGGCGGTCGTCCCAATGATGGACGTCCCGGAGCAGGACGCCCCGGAGCAGGACGTCCTGGTGGAGGTCGCCCTGGAGGACCAAGGCCGGGTGCCGGTCGTCCCACAGGAGGTGCGCCTGACCCACAACCACCAATGCCTGATGGCCGCAGCAAAAAGAAAAAAGGCAAAAAAGATCGCCGAGTGGTAGAATTTGCCACCGGAGGTCGCGATAAGGGAGGTCGTTTTGATGACGATTTCCAGGGACGTAAAGGTCGCAAGAAAAAGGGAGGCCGTCGGCAGCAGCAAGTTGAGCAGCCACAGGTCACTCCGATGAAGGCAGCCAAGCGCAAAATCAAATTTGATGAAGCCATCCGACTTTCTGATATGGCTCACCAGATGGGAACCAAAGCCCAGGATCTTATCAAAGCTCTGTTTGGTATGGGAGTCATGGCGACGATCAACCAATCCCTTGATATTGATACTGCTTCACTTCTTGCCAGCGAATTTGGGTACGAAGTTGAAAACGTTTCTTTTGATGAGTTGGAATTCCTGGCTCCTTCCGAAGTGGATAAAGAAGAAGATCTCAAGTCTCGCCCTCCTGTGGTAACAATCATGGGACACGTCGATCACGGAAAGACCTCTTTGCTGGACGCAATCCGTTTATCCAATGTCACGGACGGTGAAGCTGGCGGTATTACTCAGCATATCGGTGCATACCATGTGCAGACAGCCAGGGGCGAAATTGTCTTCCTGGATACACCTGGTCATGAAGCATTCACGACCATGCGTATGCGTGGAGCACAGGTAACTGATATCGTCATTCTCGTTGTTGCTGCCGATGACGGCGTCATGGAGCAAACAAGAGAAGCTATCAGCCACTCCAAGGCTGCAGGCGTTCCCATCGTTGTCGCTGTAAATAAAATTGATAAAGAAGGAGCTAATCCTGACAACGTCAAGCGAGAGCTTGCCGAACAAGGACTGGTTCCCGAAGACTGGGGTGGAGACACCATCTTTGCCCATGTTTCCGCAAAACAGAAAACCGGGCTTGATGAACTGCTTGAAATGGTTTTGCTCCAGGCAGAAGTCTTAGAGCTTAAAGCCAACCCAGATAAGCCGGGACGAGGCCACATCGTTGAAGCTCGCCTGGATAAAGGGCGCGGCCCAGTGGGCACCATGCTCATTACCGAAGGGACCATTAATCAGGGCGATAGCTTTGTTTCTGGTGTTCATTTCGGTAAAGTCCGCGCCATGTTTGACGATCAGGGCAAGAAGCTCAAAAGTGCCGGTCCGGCCATGCCTGTGGAAATCCAGGGTTTTGACGGATTGCCTGAAGCTGGTGACGAACTCTTCGTTGTTGAAGAGGAAAAGGTTGCCCGCCGCATTGCACAGTCTCGCGCCATGAAACAACGTGAGAAGATTCTATCTTCCAAGTCCAAGGTGACCTTGGAGTCATTCCTGGCTTCCAAGCCGGATGACAAGGCTCAGGATCTTAACCTGGTACTCAAAGCGGATGTACAGGGTTCACTGGAAGCTGTTACTGAAGCCCTTAACAAGCTGTCCACCAGCGAAATCAAGATCAATGTTGTTCACGGCGGAGCCGGTGCTATCACTGAATCAGATATTCTGCTGGCCGGTGCATCAGAGGCTATTATTATCGGCTTCAATGTGCGACCGAATCTGAAAGTCAAAGAAATCGCCGAGCATGAGGGCGTTGAAGTTCGATTCTATGACATCATCTACAAGTTGGTGCAGGAAGTAAAAGACGCCATGAGCGGCATGCTCACTCCTGATATCGAAGAAGTCTACCTTGGCCAGGCCGAAGTTCGAGAGACCTTCAGCGTTCCCAAGGTTGGTATCATCGCAGGTTGCTTCGTGCCGGACGGAAAGATTGTCCGCAACTGCAAGGTTCGCCTGCTTCGCGACGGTGTTGTTATATACACTGGCGCAGTCAGCTCCTTGCGCCGCATGAAGGACGACGTCAAAGAAGTTACTAAAGGATTCGAGTGCGGCATTGGACTTGAAAAGTTCAATGATATTAAAGTTGGAGATGCTATCGAAGCATTTGAAACTAAAGAAGTTGCCCGTACTATCGACTAG
- the rbfA gene encoding 30S ribosome-binding factor RbfA gives MKASSSRRAVRMGDQIMREVATLLVEEAQDPRLQLVTLSGVRMNANLRIAEIFYTVSGDAEHRRKVQTGLEKASGFLRSHIGRRLKLQFTPELRFVFDDFLEDVVYGKSNSND, from the coding sequence ATGAAAGCATCCAGTTCCCGCCGCGCTGTCCGTATGGGTGATCAAATTATGCGAGAGGTTGCGACCCTCCTGGTAGAAGAAGCACAGGATCCCCGTTTGCAACTGGTGACCCTGTCTGGGGTTCGCATGAATGCCAACCTGCGCATCGCTGAAATATTTTATACTGTTTCAGGCGATGCCGAACACCGTCGAAAGGTGCAGACCGGGCTTGAGAAGGCCTCGGGTTTTCTTCGTTCTCACATTGGGCGGAGACTGAAGCTGCAATTCACACCTGAACTCAGGTTTGTTTTCGATGATTTCCTTGAGGACGTGGTCTATGGAAAGTCAAATTCAAATGATTAG
- a CDS encoding DHH family phosphoesterase: protein MESQIQMISDQIRNEDDFLVVSHYNPDGDAIGSTCAMGHILQYLGKKFTLYNISGVPHRYDFVGKPAPITSTLPATLPKWTIVLDCGALDRIGEDLLARLDETTIIDIDHHLGNGDYGRFNWVDVRQPAVGSMMAVLATHLGVPIIDGLAECIYLAIATDTGFFTYGSTTPESLELAAQMLRHGLDMPRMNKMITKQWTEARMRLWTEVMASVELYADKQIAIGVITQEMFERTGTTSEDTESIINFISRLKTVRVSVILREEAHESYKFSLRSYGNDNVQQMAVRFGGGGHKNASGGTLEASLKNAIEMLVDVISGSLDRP from the coding sequence ATGGAAAGTCAAATTCAAATGATTAGCGACCAGATAAGAAACGAGGATGATTTTCTCGTTGTCTCACATTACAATCCCGATGGAGATGCCATAGGGTCGACCTGTGCCATGGGGCACATTCTCCAATATCTCGGGAAAAAATTTACCCTGTATAACATATCCGGTGTGCCGCACCGATACGACTTTGTCGGAAAACCTGCGCCAATAACATCCACCCTTCCGGCAACGCTGCCAAAGTGGACGATAGTCCTAGACTGTGGTGCTCTGGATCGAATCGGTGAAGATTTGCTCGCCCGTCTTGACGAAACCACAATCATTGATATCGATCACCATCTCGGAAATGGAGACTATGGTCGATTCAACTGGGTTGATGTCCGTCAACCAGCCGTCGGTTCCATGATGGCCGTCTTGGCAACGCATCTGGGCGTCCCTATTATTGATGGCTTGGCTGAATGTATTTATCTGGCCATTGCAACAGACACCGGTTTCTTCACGTACGGTTCAACCACCCCGGAATCACTGGAGCTGGCCGCCCAAATGCTTCGGCATGGGCTGGATATGCCACGCATGAACAAAATGATCACGAAACAGTGGACCGAAGCCCGTATGCGCCTCTGGACCGAAGTGATGGCAAGCGTGGAACTGTATGCCGATAAGCAAATAGCTATTGGGGTCATAACTCAGGAAATGTTCGAGAGGACAGGCACAACCAGCGAAGACACAGAAAGTATTATCAATTTCATAAGCCGCCTGAAGACAGTCCGAGTTTCAGTCATTCTTCGTGAAGAAGCTCATGAGAGCTATAAATTCAGCCTGCGTTCCTACGGCAATGACAATGTCCAGCAGATGGCGGTCCGCTTTGGCGGTGGTGGCCACAAGAATGCTTCAGGGGGGACACTCGAGGCCTCTCTCAAAAACGCTATCGAAATGTTGGTTGACGTAATCAGCGGTTCATTGGATAGGCCTTAG
- the truB gene encoding tRNA pseudouridine(55) synthase TruB, with product MGNRRKKRSPEQRDGLLVLNKPSGPTSADCLNDIKHQLKQFKIGHAGTLDPLASGVLLVMLGNGTKLAPYLSGATKTYCGTFRLGITTDTLDIQGKTVSETEVTATKEDVEREILYWKELTEQEVPAYSAAKHEGKPLYSLAREGKETPVKIKPIVISHVEVLDVQAKEASFRVSCSAGTYIRSLVHSLGTRIGCGAVLTSLNREQSEPFGLDHTHTLANVLENPESFSDKVIPLGETLPHWPRFHLTEPLAGLVKNGAWLPVNDEPGELLAGVLGDRAMILDHLGSPLALVEAKIQDNILKWGILRGLWSQG from the coding sequence ATGGGTAACAGACGCAAAAAACGCAGCCCGGAACAACGTGATGGTCTGCTGGTACTCAACAAACCGTCAGGGCCGACCTCAGCCGATTGCTTGAATGACATCAAACATCAGCTCAAACAATTCAAAATAGGCCATGCCGGAACCCTTGACCCACTTGCTTCCGGCGTCCTTTTGGTTATGCTGGGCAACGGAACCAAGTTGGCACCGTATTTGAGCGGCGCGACAAAAACCTATTGTGGTACTTTTCGATTGGGAATAACGACTGACACCCTTGATATTCAAGGGAAAACAGTCTCCGAAACCGAAGTCACAGCCACTAAAGAAGATGTCGAACGTGAAATTTTATATTGGAAAGAGTTGACAGAACAGGAAGTTCCAGCCTATTCGGCTGCCAAACATGAGGGTAAACCGTTGTACTCTTTGGCCCGAGAGGGCAAGGAAACGCCGGTCAAGATAAAGCCCATTGTTATTTCTCATGTGGAAGTGCTAGACGTGCAAGCGAAGGAAGCTTCGTTCAGAGTCAGTTGTTCCGCCGGTACCTACATACGTTCCCTGGTCCACAGCTTGGGGACACGAATAGGGTGCGGCGCAGTGTTGACTAGCCTGAACCGCGAGCAGAGTGAGCCTTTTGGGCTCGACCATACTCACACCCTCGCAAACGTCCTGGAAAATCCGGAATCTTTTTCGGATAAGGTTATCCCCCTCGGGGAAACCCTGCCTCACTGGCCTCGGTTTCACCTGACAGAACCACTTGCCGGTCTCGTAAAAAACGGGGCTTGGCTTCCTGTCAATGATGAACCAGGTGAATTGCTTGCCGGTGTCCTTGGGGATCGAGCCATGATACTTGACCATCTCGGTTCACCGCTCGCATTGGTAGAGGCAAAGATACAGGACAATATTCTCAAATGGGGAATTCTGCGAGGTTTATGGAGTCAGGGCTGA
- the rpsO gene encoding 30S ribosomal protein S15 — protein MVMTAEEKQKIIDEYKTCEGDTGSPEVQVALLTARILYLSDHFKTHKKDHHSRTGLLKLVGQRRKLLKYLANKDVQRYRDLIARLGLRK, from the coding sequence GTGGTGATGACTGCTGAAGAAAAACAAAAGATTATTGACGAGTACAAGACCTGTGAAGGTGACACCGGCTCCCCTGAAGTTCAGGTTGCCTTGCTGACCGCACGCATTCTGTACCTGTCCGACCATTTCAAAACCCACAAGAAAGACCATCATTCTCGTACAGGTCTGCTGAAACTTGTTGGCCAGCGCAGGAAACTGCTTAAATACCTCGCCAACAAGGACGTTCAGCGTTATCGTGACCTTATCGCACGTCTCGGCCTGCGCAAGTAG
- the pnp gene encoding polyribonucleotide nucleotidyltransferase, which yields MTMIPFDATSVTAKVGDIDITIETGKYARQASGAVTITSGKTTVLVTAVTQPLAIDRGFFPLTCNYQEMAYAAGRVPGNYFRREGRPSEHETLVSRLIDRPIRPLFADGFADEVQIIATVLSADKSVNPDVLALTGASAACHISKMPFLGPIVGARVGYVNNEFVLYPTYKGIEEESTLNLVFAATRDAMVMVEGGAKFVSEDIIADALAWGHEQVAPLFDIQDELREKVGVPKIEVETPAQDAELVEFLGDFITADLEKALTTPEKMIRYAAKDAAKQKAKDAVADKFPEDEAKLKAVGDVIGSMTKKIVRNRIVKEGLRIDGRDTTTVRPLSIQTGVLSQTHGSVLFRRGETSALAVATLGSTRDEQRYDSLLGDATKRFMLHYNFPPYCVGEARMLRGTSRREVGHGALAERAISPVLPNAEDFPFTIRVVSEIMESNGSSSMASVCGATLSLMDAGVPISEPVAGIAMGLCKEDDQYFVLTDILGDEDALGDMDFKVAGTRDGITAIQMDIKIAGIPSEVLKKALYQAKEARTHILDHMGEELATPRKELSELAPQMAVVHIDPEKIRSVIGPGGKNIKAITAETEADIDIEDSGKISIFAPTLASMEKAKEMVLYYDQKPEPGKNYLGTVRKVLEVGALVEILPGQEGMLHISQLDFERVERVEDVVQLGQEVWVKCIALEPGGRIRLSRKAWLMEEAGQEVNLDDFKRPAPRGGDRNDRRENNRGRRDNNRGRR from the coding sequence ATGACAATGATTCCATTTGATGCCACAAGTGTCACCGCCAAAGTCGGTGACATCGACATCACAATTGAAACGGGTAAATATGCCCGCCAAGCCAGTGGAGCTGTGACCATCACCTCTGGCAAAACCACTGTTCTGGTCACTGCCGTGACCCAACCCCTGGCAATTGATCGCGGCTTTTTTCCGCTGACATGCAATTATCAGGAAATGGCTTATGCCGCTGGTCGCGTGCCGGGCAACTACTTCCGCCGAGAAGGTCGCCCTTCTGAACATGAAACTTTAGTTTCCCGTCTCATAGATCGCCCCATTCGCCCTCTTTTCGCTGATGGCTTTGCCGATGAAGTTCAGATCATCGCCACTGTTCTGTCTGCTGATAAGAGCGTCAACCCCGACGTCCTGGCTTTGACCGGTGCTTCAGCCGCATGCCACATATCCAAAATGCCTTTCCTCGGCCCCATTGTCGGTGCTCGTGTGGGATACGTGAACAATGAGTTTGTTCTCTACCCCACTTACAAGGGGATTGAAGAAGAATCCACACTGAACCTGGTCTTCGCCGCAACACGTGATGCCATGGTCATGGTTGAAGGTGGAGCCAAGTTCGTCAGTGAAGATATCATCGCTGATGCTTTGGCATGGGGCCATGAGCAGGTCGCTCCTCTGTTCGATATTCAAGACGAACTGCGCGAGAAAGTTGGCGTTCCCAAAATCGAAGTTGAAACTCCTGCTCAGGATGCTGAACTCGTCGAATTTCTGGGAGACTTCATCACCGCTGATCTGGAGAAGGCTCTGACTACTCCGGAGAAGATGATCCGCTATGCAGCCAAGGATGCTGCAAAGCAAAAGGCCAAAGATGCCGTCGCAGATAAATTCCCCGAAGATGAAGCCAAGCTGAAAGCTGTGGGCGATGTCATCGGAAGCATGACCAAAAAAATCGTCCGCAACCGCATCGTCAAAGAAGGGTTGCGTATTGACGGTCGTGACACGACCACAGTCCGCCCGCTGTCCATCCAGACCGGCGTCCTGAGTCAGACACACGGTTCCGTTCTGTTCCGCCGTGGTGAAACCAGCGCACTGGCTGTTGCCACCCTTGGTTCCACGCGCGACGAACAGCGTTATGACTCCCTGCTTGGAGATGCCACCAAGCGCTTCATGCTGCATTATAACTTCCCGCCATATTGTGTTGGTGAAGCTCGCATGCTTCGCGGCACCTCTCGTCGTGAAGTTGGTCACGGAGCCTTGGCTGAACGTGCCATCTCCCCAGTTCTGCCCAATGCCGAAGACTTCCCGTTCACCATTCGTGTCGTCTCCGAAATCATGGAATCAAACGGTTCCTCTTCCATGGCATCAGTATGCGGCGCAACCCTGTCCCTGATGGACGCAGGTGTGCCTATCTCCGAGCCGGTTGCAGGTATCGCCATGGGGCTGTGCAAAGAAGACGACCAGTACTTTGTCCTCACAGACATCCTCGGTGATGAAGACGCACTCGGCGATATGGACTTCAAAGTCGCAGGAACCCGGGATGGCATCACCGCTATCCAAATGGACATCAAGATCGCTGGTATCCCCTCAGAAGTCTTGAAAAAGGCACTGTACCAGGCAAAAGAAGCCCGGACACATATCCTGGATCATATGGGTGAAGAGCTTGCCACACCACGTAAAGAACTCTCTGAGTTGGCTCCGCAAATGGCCGTGGTTCACATTGATCCCGAGAAAATCCGCTCTGTCATCGGACCCGGTGGTAAAAATATCAAGGCAATCACAGCTGAGACTGAAGCCGATATCGATATCGAAGATTCCGGCAAGATTTCCATCTTTGCCCCGACTCTGGCTTCCATGGAAAAGGCCAAGGAAATGGTCCTCTACTATGACCAGAAACCAGAGCCTGGCAAGAACTACCTCGGTACTGTTCGAAAAGTTCTGGAAGTCGGAGCACTGGTCGAAATTTTACCTGGTCAGGAAGGTATGCTGCATATCTCCCAGCTTGATTTCGAGCGGGTGGAAAGAGTTGAAGACGTTGTTCAACTTGGTCAGGAAGTATGGGTCAAGTGCATCGCCCTTGAGCCTGGCGGACGTATCCGTCTGTCCCGCAAGGCATGGTTGATGGAAGAAGCCGGACAGGAAGTCAACCTGGATGACTTCAAACGTCCAGCTCCTCGTGGCGGAGATCGTAACGATCGTCGTGAGAATAATCGCGGACGCCGCGATAACAACCGCGGGCGCCGTTAA